A region of Massilia sp. WG5 DNA encodes the following proteins:
- a CDS encoding biotin-independent malonate decarboxylase subunit beta, which produces MSSYQEATARQRIAGMLDAGSFEEFLPPQMRITSPHLSQLDAPVSFDDGVTVGRGAVNGRKVFIAAQEGAFMGGAVGEVHGAKLVGMLRRAVDERADAVLLLLETGGVRLHEANAGLIAVSEVMRAVLDTRAAGIPVIALVGGANGCFGGMGIVARCTNGIVISEESRLAMSGPEVIETAGGVEEFDARDRALVWRVTGGKHRYLIGDAQAIVADDIHAFRDAALTLADAARGHGTGLTLEALEAEQQMLGKRLERFGDLEDPLEIWEALGVADPHVVPLLEIDAFRELADGHREGAAS; this is translated from the coding sequence ATGAGCAGCTACCAGGAAGCCACTGCGCGCCAGCGCATCGCCGGCATGCTGGATGCAGGCAGCTTCGAAGAATTCCTGCCGCCGCAGATGCGCATCACCAGCCCGCACCTCTCCCAGCTGGACGCGCCGGTCTCCTTCGACGACGGCGTCACGGTCGGCCGCGGCGCCGTCAACGGACGCAAGGTCTTCATCGCCGCCCAGGAAGGGGCGTTCATGGGCGGCGCCGTCGGCGAAGTCCATGGCGCCAAGCTGGTCGGCATGCTGCGCCGCGCCGTCGACGAACGCGCCGACGCCGTGCTGCTGCTGCTGGAGACCGGCGGCGTGCGCCTGCACGAAGCGAATGCCGGCCTGATCGCCGTGTCGGAAGTGATGCGCGCCGTGCTCGACACCCGCGCCGCCGGCATCCCGGTGATCGCGCTGGTGGGCGGCGCCAACGGCTGCTTCGGCGGCATGGGCATCGTCGCGCGCTGCACCAACGGCATCGTCATCTCCGAAGAAAGCCGGCTGGCGATGTCCGGGCCGGAAGTCATCGAGACCGCCGGCGGGGTCGAGGAATTCGACGCACGCGACCGCGCCCTGGTCTGGCGCGTTACCGGCGGCAAGCACCGCTACCTGATCGGCGATGCGCAAGCCATCGTGGCCGACGACATCCACGCCTTCCGCGACGCCGCGCTGACGCTGGCGGATGCGGCGCGCGGCCATGGCACCGGGCTGACGCTGGAAGCGCTGGAGGCGGAGCAGCAGATGCTCGGCAAGCGCCTCGAACGCTTCGGCGATCTCGAGGATCCGCTGGAGATCTGGGAGGCGCTCGGGGTCGCCGATCCCCACGTGGTGCCGCTGCTGGAGATCGACGCATTCCGCGAACTGGCCGATGGCCACCGTGAAGGAGCAGCATCATGA
- the mdcC gene encoding malonate decarboxylase acyl carrier protein, giving the protein METLRFNFSGGQRRIGGARLVGVVGSGNLEVMIEQQPLDGACEVEISTAAHGFGPIWEAVVRDFHQRWQLADVRVSINDMGATPAVVSLRLDQAAESITGSISGDAS; this is encoded by the coding sequence ATGGAAACCCTACGATTCAATTTCAGCGGCGGCCAACGCCGCATCGGCGGCGCGCGCCTGGTGGGCGTGGTCGGCTCGGGCAACCTGGAAGTCATGATCGAGCAGCAGCCCCTGGACGGCGCGTGCGAGGTCGAGATCAGCACCGCCGCCCACGGCTTCGGCCCGATCTGGGAAGCGGTGGTGCGCGACTTCCACCAGCGCTGGCAGCTGGCCGACGTGCGGGTGTCGATCAACGACATGGGCGCGACCCCGGCGGTGGTGAGCCTGCGGCTCGACCAGGCCGCCGAATCGATCACTGGTTCAATCAGCGGAGACGCATCATGA